The genomic interval AAGATGCCGATCCGGCCGATGTAGCGGCGGGTGCCGTCGTCGAGGTCCAGTCGACCGAAGCAGAGGCCCTGTTCGACCGCGCCGAGCCGGTCGAGCTGCTCGGCGTACATCTGGACGGTGCCGTCGCGCTGCGAGCGCTCCTGCTGGGTGCCGCCGGCGTTGCGCAGCGCGGTGCGCAGTCGCCGGGTGGCCTGGGTACGCAGTTCGTCGAGGCGCCCGTAGAGCATGGAGACGTACCGCTGCTCGCCGGGGAGGTCGTCCCCGCTCGGGGCGGCGGGCCGGGACTGCCCTGCGGCCACCGACCCGTCGGCGCCGGAGGGTACGGCACGTCCGATCGGTTCGTCGGCCGGCTCGTCGAGACGCTGGTCGGGCGAAACACCGGATTGCTTTGACAAACCGTCTCCCCATTGTTAGGCTTTGCGCGGAACGGCATTATGCCGTTCTTTTTTATTTCCGAACTGAGAAACGATAGCGCGTTTCTTTACCGGCATCCATCGGCCGCGCGACCCGACGGACACACCGCGCTCGACTGATCGGCGTCCGGGATCGGGCGTCGGGGAGACGAAGAACCCGACCGGGCGCCGGCAGAGGGGCCTTGTCGCATGGCAACGGACGAGCGCCCTGCCGCCGTCGCGGCGTCACCGCGATGGCCGGGTGGCAGAGCGCCCGTCCGAGAGCCGATCACCTACCGGTCTGGGCGACCTCGTACAGCCGTTCCGGCTTCACCGCGCCGACGAGTACCCGGCCGTCGTCGGTGAGCAGGGCGGTGAAGAGCTTGCCGGTGACGAGCCGGCCGCTGCCCCACTCGCCACTCACCTCGGGGAGCCCGCCGAGCAGGCCCCGGAGCAGGCCGGCTTCCGAGCCCTCCGACCGTGTGCCGCCGCTCTGCCCCTGGGTGAATCCGGCGAGCTGCGGAACCTCGGCGACCAGTACGCTCGTCCACCCGCTGCCGACCACCGTCGGCCGCTGCACGCCGGCCGGCAGCGCCGGGCGGCCCTCCGGTCGGGTCGCCTCGGTCACCTCCGCACCCGGCGGCGGGTTGAAGGCGAACTGGGCCGGGTCGGGGCGCTCGAAGTTGACCTGGGTGAAGGCCACCTCGAAGGCGGGCTTGCTGGTGCCCTCCGGTACCACCTGGAAACGCAGCGGTACGTGCTCGGCGGCGTCGATCGCGATCGTGATCTGGCCCACCAGCGAGGTGTCGTCCCGAGGTTCGAGTACCAGTTCGTAGGCGTCCCGGCCGGCGATCGAGGCCGACCGCCCGACGCTGACCCGGGTGGTCGGATCCACCGCCGCCAACGCCTGCTCGGCGGCCTCCTGCGGGGTGCTCGGCAGGTGACCCGGTACGCCGGAGGACCTGCCGGAGCCGTCCAGGGTGGTGTGCTCGGCCCGGTTGGCCTGGCTGTCCCAGATCCAGACGTCCTTGCCGTTGCGGATGACGTCGGTCTCGCCGAGCGTGCCGAGCAACGCGACCCGGGTCTGGTCCGGGCCGGCGTGCCAGACCCGCATGGTGTGCGTACCGGAGACCAGCGAGGTGAGTTCGGCACTGCCCCGTCCGCCGATGCCGGGCAGGCTCGGCAGGCCGAGGTCGGCGCGCTTGATCACCGTTCCGGAGAGGCCGTCCAGGCGGGCGGTCTGCAGGTCGACGAGGAGCTGTGCGGCGCTGCGCTCGGGCAGGTTCGGCTCGGCGGCCGAGGCGAAGGTGCCGACCGCCGCACCTCCGCCGAGGATCGCCAGGGCCGCCCCGGTCGGGAGCAGCCACCGCAGCGCGGGGCGGGATTGCAAAACCGACATGTTCGTACCTCCTGGTCCCCATCCTGCGCCTGCCGGGCTGTGAAGCCACTGAGAACCGCTGTGGCCTCACTCAGCCGGGTGTGGTTGTGGGCGGTGGGGGATGGCACGCTTGTCCGGTGCGGTTGCTGGTGGTAGAGGACGAGGCGCGACTGGCCTCGGCGTTGCAGCGCGGCCTCCAGGCCGAGGGCTTCGTCGTCGACGTGGCCGCGAGCGGGCCGGAGGGGCTCGACCTGGCCCGGCACGGCGGGTACGACGCGATGATCCTGGACGTGATGCTGCCGGGGCTCTCCGGCTATCGCGTGGTGCGGCAGTTGCGGGCCGAGCGGCACTGGCTTCCGGTGCTCATGCTCTCGGCCAAGGACGGCGAGTACGACCAGGCCGACGGGCTGGACTGCGGCGCCGACGACTACCTGACCAAACCCTTCTCGTACGTGGTGCTGCTGGCCCGGCTGCGCGCCCTGCTGCGCCGGGGCGCGCCGCGCCGCCCGGTGGTGCTGGTCGCCGGTGACCTGCGGCTCGACCCGGCCCGCCGCCGGGTGACCCGGGACGGGGCGGAGGTGGAACTCACCGCTCGGGAGTACGCCCTGCTGGAGTACCTGCTCCGCCGGGCCGGCGAGGTCGTCTCCAAGACGGAGCTGCTGGACCACGTCTGGGACGCGAGCGTGCACACCGCGCCGAACGCCGTCGAGGTCTACGTCGGCTACCTGCGCCGCAAGATCGGCCGGGACCGGCTGGAGACGATCCGAGGGGCCGGCTACCGGCTGGTGACGTGACCCGGGCGGAGGGCGGTGACGGGGCCCGGGCGGGGCGAGGTCGGCGGCTGCGCGGCTGGCGACGGCCGTGGCTGAAGCTGAGCCTGCGGGCCCGACTCACCATCATCAGCGCGGCGGGTCTGGCCGTCGGTCTCGCCGTCGGCGGGCTGGTGCTGCTCGGCGCGCTCGGCTACGCGCTCCAGCGCACCGTCGACACCGAGGCGCTGAAGACCGCCGAGGCGGTGGCCCTGCTCGCCGGCCAGAACGCCCTGCCGGACCCGCTACCGGTCGCCGGTGGCCAGGTACGCGTCCAGGTGGTCGACGGGCAGGGCCGGATCCGGGCCGCCTCGATCGACGCCGACCGGCTGGTCCCGATGCTCTACCCGGACGAGCTGCGACGCTTCCAGGCCGGGGAACGGGACCGGTTCTACCTGCCCGGCCGGCGACTCGGCCTGGACGGACCGATCCGGGTCGTGGCGGTACCCGCCGGACCGGCCGCCGATCCGCAGACGGTACTCGTGGCGAAGTCGACGGCGGACGTACGGCACAGCGTGACCGTGGTCCGCACGATCCTGCTGGTCAGCTTTCCGCTGCTCCTGGTCGCGTTGGCCGCGGTCGCCTGGCGGGTGATCGGCGCGACCCTCCGCCCGGTCGAGACGTTGCGGGCCGGCGCGGAGGAGATCACCGGCGGGGCCCGGCCGGGCAGGTTGCCGCTGCCGGCCTCGCACGACGAGATCCACCGGTTGGCGGTGACCCTGAACGGCATGCTGGGCCGGCTGGAGTCGGCCCGGGCCCGGCAGCGCGCCTTCGTCGCCGACGCCGCGCACGAGCTGCGCAGCCCGCTGGCCAACCTGCGCACCCAGCTCGAGGTCGCGCAGCGGCTCGGTCCGGCGACGGAGTGGCCGGCGGTCGCCGACGACCTGCTCGCCGACACCCAGCGACTCAGCCGGCTCGTCGACGACCTGCTGCTGCTCGCCCGCCTCGACGACGCGGGTGGCCGGCCGCCCCGGGCCGCCGAACCGGTCGAGCTGGGGGAGTTGCTGGCCGAGGTCGCCGAGCGGTACCCGGCGCCGCCGGTGCGGGTGGTGGCGCCGAGGTTCCCGCTCTGGGTGTTGGCCGAGCCGGACGCGCTGACCCGGATCCTTGGCAACCTGCTGGACAACGCGGTCCGGCACACCAGCAGCGAGGTGGTGCTGGAGGCCGGTCCGGGCGGTCCGACCGGTCCGGCGTACCACCTGGTGACCGTGACCGACGACGGGCCCGGCATCCCGGCCGCGGACCGGGACCGGGTCTTCGACCGCTTCACCCGGCTGGACGACGCGCGGGCCCGGGACGCGGGCGGCGCCGGTCTCGGCCTGGCCATCGTCCGCGAACTGGTACGCCGCCAGGGCGGCACGGTGACCCTCGGCGACGCCGGACCCGGACTGCGGGTCGAGGTACGCCTGCCCGCCGAGCGTCCGGTCCCGGACGGCCAGGACGACGCGCTACCGACCCGGCCGGCGCCGGTCGCTCAGCGGGCCGAGGGCGACCTGCCGGGCCGCTCGGTGCAGACCGGTTCGGCCTCGCCGACGACGCTCTCCGAATAGACGACCGCGACCGAGAAGCAGTAGTTGCCCCGGGTGTCCAGGCCGTAGACCACGTAGCCGGTGGAGCCGGCCGGCAGCTCCTGGAACGGCCGGAGTTCCTGCCCGGTCCGCCCACCGGCCAGCACCACCGGTCCGGTCGCGCCGACCGGATAGCTCCAGCCCAGCGTCACGCTGCTCTGGTTGTCGGCCAGGGTCACCGAGCCGGGCGGGGTGCCGGCGGCGGCCGGCGGCGGTGTGCTCGGCGGCGCGGCCGGGGTGCCGGTGGTCGGGCCGGGCGCCGGTGGCTCCGGCTCGTCCTCCCCGGTCAGCCCGAACCCGAGCACCACGGCCACGGTGCCGAGCAGGACCAGCACCACCAGGCCGGCCACGAAGAGCGGCGGCAGTCGTCGCCCCACGGGTTGCGGCCGGTGGATCCGGACCGGCAACCGGGACGACCGCCGTTCCGGCAGGTGCCGGACCTCGGGTACGCCCCCGGCGCCGCCGAGGTCACCGGGGTGGCCCTCCGGGAGTTCCCGGTGCGGTCGCTCGACGACGGAGGTGGAGTCGAAGGCGACCTCCGGCCGCCAAGGCTCGGCGGAGGCCGGTCCGACCCGCCGCCCGAGCTCCGGGTCGTCGTCGCCGTCGGGGGTGCGGCGGGCCACGTCCGGCGGCCACCAGCCGTGTTCCGGATCGTCGTCCGCGTCGCCGCCCGGCCCGGCACCGGTGAAGGTTCCCGGCCCGGACCGGTTCGCCGCGTTGCGGGGTGTCGGGACCGGTGGCCCGGCCGGCGGCGGGCCGGCCCACCGGGGCGGCGGCTCGACGAGCGGGGCGGGAGGCAGCCGGGGCGGCGGCACCGGCGGGGCGTCGGTGCCGGTCCGGGCGGACCGGGGCGGCGGTGGCGGCGGAAAGCGCAACGGCGGCAACTCGTCACGCGGTGGCAGCTCCGCGTCCGGCGGATGCTCTCCGCCGTCCGGAAAACCCCCCGGCACCCCGTCCCGGTACGGCTGGTCGTGCTGCCCGGCCCTGCCCGGGTACGCCGACGCCGCCGCCCCGCCAGCCTGCGGCGGTACGGCGGAGTGCTGCGGGTGGTGCGGGTGCGCCCTACTCCCGCCGTGCTCCGGGTGCTCGGGGTACGGATCGGGCTCGGGGTACGGATCGGGCTCGGCGTACGGGTCCGGCTCGGCGTACGGGTCCGGTTCGGGGTACGGGTCGGGTTCGGCGTGCCGGGGTTCGGGGTGCCACGGCTCGGCGTACTCCGGGGCGTGCTGGGTCCGGCCGGTCGGCGCGTGCGGGTCGTCGGCGGATTCCGGCTCCGGGTCCGCGCAGACGTGGTCGGGATCCGCCGCCGCCCGGGCGAGGGCCGCCACCTGCGCCGCCAGCGGATGGTCGGCCGGCAGGTGTTCCCGGCACAACTCCAGGGCCAGGGCCAGGTGCTCGTGCGCCCGGGTGAAGAGCCCGCAGTCGCGCTGCATCGCGCCGAGCCGGGCGAGCATCCGGATCCCGCCGGGATGCCCGTCACCGTAGACCTCCCGGTGCAGCTCCCAGGCGTCCTCCAGCCGGTTGCGGGCCAGCGTGCACTCGCCCTGGGCGTACTCGACGGTGGCCAGGTCGGCGTGCGCGGCGAGTACCCGCAGCGACTCCGGCCCGTCGTTGGCGGTGAGTTCGATGATCACGTCCCGGTACAGCCGGGCGGCCCGGGTGTGGTTGCCGGTCCGGTGCAGTACGGCGGCGAGGGTCGCCGCGGTGGCGACGGTCCGCTGGTCGGCCGTCCCGTGGAGCCGGGTGGCCGCGGAGTAGGCGAACGCGGCCCAGCCCCGGGCGGCGTGCGGGTCGCCGAGCGCCACCAGCACCCGGGCGTGCAGTCCGGCCGCCTCGGCCAACTCGACGGAGGCGTGCGCCGGGCTCGGGTCGGCGGCGTCCAGCGGCGGGCCGAGCAGATTTCGGGCCCCGGTCAGGTCGCCGGCTGCCACGAGCGCGTTCGCCTGCTGGGTGAGTTCACCGAAGCCGGAAGCCACGCCCCATCGTGCTCGCCCGGCGACGTTCAGTACAAGAGGGCAGGTGGGGCAGTTTGGTCGTCATACCGGGCGTCCGGCTCGGACGGCTACCGTGGAGCGATGGGGATCCACCGGCTCAACCACGCCGTACTCTTCGTCCGCGACCTCGCCCGCAGTGTCGCCTTCTACCGGGACGTCCTCGGTTTCCGGCAGGTGCCGATGACGCCGGAGGGTTTCGACGGGGCCGCCTTCCTCCAGGCGCCCGGTTCCACCAACGACCACGACCTCGGCCTCTTCGAGGTGGGTGCCGCCGCCGGCCCGTCCGGTGCCGGGCGGAGCACGGTCGGCCTCTACCACCTGGCCTGGGAGGTGGACACCCTCGACGAGTTGTCGGCGCTCGCCGGGCGGCTCTCCGAGGCCGGCGCGTTGGCCGGCAGCTCCGACCACGGCAGCACCAAGAGCCTCTACGGCAAGGATCCGGACGGGCTGGAGTTCGAGGTGGTCTGGTTGGTTCCGGCCGACGGGCTCGACGAGCAGACCCTCGCCGCGCGCCGCCGGATCTCGCGGCTCGACCTCGACCGGGAGAAGCAGCGGTACGGCGGGCAGACCCGGGGCGGAGTCGGCGTCTCCGTCCCGTCCTGACCGGCGCCCGGGGGCCGGGGCGGCTTCCGTCGACGGTCGGTACCGGGACGGCGACCGTCGAGGTGACAGGGGCGGGCCGGGCAGGGTAGAACCGCAGCATGTCCACGGACCCGATCGGCGTCGTCAAACGGGAACTGCTGGTACGCCAGCTCGACTCCTGGGCGCCGGCCGCGCTGCACCGGTCCCGGCGGGCAACCTTCGCGCAGGCGTACGCCGGGGCGGACGGCGGGACCGCCGACGCCGCGCTGCGGGTCCTGGTCGAGTTCGCCGACCTGCTGCGGGGTGGGCGGATGACGGCGCTGACGCTCGGTCGGGCCGACGACCACGACCTCGCGGCACGGCACGCGACGGCGCAGGCGGAGTTGCCGGCCGGGCTGGCCGCGCACCTGATGCCGGGCGGGGTCGACCGGGTGCCGGTGGCGCTCAAGGCTGCCGTCGCGAACGGTGCTCCGGTCTTCGCCTACCTGGACGGCACCGGCGGCCCGGAGCCGGCCGTCGAGGTGCTCGCGGCGGTCGCCGGTGGCCGCCCCGCCGAACTGCTGCTGGTGCTCGATCCGCCGGTCTGGTCCGGGGCCGACCACCGACGCCGACTGGCCGGGGTCGGGCTGCCGCTGGTGACCGAGGTGGAGCTGGTCGCCGACGACCGGGCCGAGGTTCTCGTCTTCGCCACCGCCGCCGGCAAGCGGCTGGACGCCTTCAAGAACGCGCTCTGGGCGGTCGACGAGTACGCCGGGGTGCGCTACCGGGATCCCGGCGACCCGGAGGGACACCTGCTGGACATCTCGCTGGCACCGCATCCGGGGCCACTACGGCGGGAACTCCTGGCCCGGCTGGCGTCGGTCGGCGCCGCGTCCGTCACCGAGCTGCGGCAGTTCACCGCCGAGCGGACCGTCTATCGTCCGGCGGACACCAACCGGGTGCTCACCGCGTTGCTGGCGGCCGGGGTGGTGCGCCGGGAACCCGAGGCGGGCCGGCTCGCCGGGGACGTGACGATCACCGCCACACCCTCCACCTGAGCCTGCCGCCCGGTCGACGGGCCGT from Plantactinospora sp. BC1 carries:
- a CDS encoding sigma-E factor regulatory protein RseB domain-containing protein; the protein is MSVLQSRPALRWLLPTGAALAILGGGAAVGTFASAAEPNLPERSAAQLLVDLQTARLDGLSGTVIKRADLGLPSLPGIGGRGSAELTSLVSGTHTMRVWHAGPDQTRVALLGTLGETDVIRNGKDVWIWDSQANRAEHTTLDGSGRSSGVPGHLPSTPQEAAEQALAAVDPTTRVSVGRSASIAGRDAYELVLEPRDDTSLVGQITIAIDAAEHVPLRFQVVPEGTSKPAFEVAFTQVNFERPDPAQFAFNPPPGAEVTEATRPEGRPALPAGVQRPTVVGSGWTSVLVAEVPQLAGFTQGQSGGTRSEGSEAGLLRGLLGGLPEVSGEWGSGRLVTGKLFTALLTDDGRVLVGAVKPERLYEVAQTGR
- a CDS encoding response regulator transcription factor produces the protein MRLLVVEDEARLASALQRGLQAEGFVVDVAASGPEGLDLARHGGYDAMILDVMLPGLSGYRVVRQLRAERHWLPVLMLSAKDGEYDQADGLDCGADDYLTKPFSYVVLLARLRALLRRGAPRRPVVLVAGDLRLDPARRRVTRDGAEVELTAREYALLEYLLRRAGEVVSKTELLDHVWDASVHTAPNAVEVYVGYLRRKIGRDRLETIRGAGYRLVT
- a CDS encoding HAMP domain-containing sensor histidine kinase translates to MRGWRRPWLKLSLRARLTIISAAGLAVGLAVGGLVLLGALGYALQRTVDTEALKTAEAVALLAGQNALPDPLPVAGGQVRVQVVDGQGRIRAASIDADRLVPMLYPDELRRFQAGERDRFYLPGRRLGLDGPIRVVAVPAGPAADPQTVLVAKSTADVRHSVTVVRTILLVSFPLLLVALAAVAWRVIGATLRPVETLRAGAEEITGGARPGRLPLPASHDEIHRLAVTLNGMLGRLESARARQRAFVADAAHELRSPLANLRTQLEVAQRLGPATEWPAVADDLLADTQRLSRLVDDLLLLARLDDAGGRPPRAAEPVELGELLAEVAERYPAPPVRVVAPRFPLWVLAEPDALTRILGNLLDNAVRHTSSEVVLEAGPGGPTGPAYHLVTVTDDGPGIPAADRDRVFDRFTRLDDARARDAGGAGLGLAIVRELVRRQGGTVTLGDAGPGLRVEVRLPAERPVPDGQDDALPTRPAPVAQRAEGDLPGRSVQTGSASPTTLSE
- a CDS encoding tetratricopeptide repeat protein; its protein translation is MASGFGELTQQANALVAAGDLTGARNLLGPPLDAADPSPAHASVELAEAAGLHARVLVALGDPHAARGWAAFAYSAATRLHGTADQRTVATAATLAAVLHRTGNHTRAARLYRDVIIELTANDGPESLRVLAAHADLATVEYAQGECTLARNRLEDAWELHREVYGDGHPGGIRMLARLGAMQRDCGLFTRAHEHLALALELCREHLPADHPLAAQVAALARAAADPDHVCADPEPESADDPHAPTGRTQHAPEYAEPWHPEPRHAEPDPYPEPDPYAEPDPYAEPDPYPEPDPYPEHPEHGGSRAHPHHPQHSAVPPQAGGAAASAYPGRAGQHDQPYRDGVPGGFPDGGEHPPDAELPPRDELPPLRFPPPPPPRSARTGTDAPPVPPPRLPPAPLVEPPPRWAGPPPAGPPVPTPRNAANRSGPGTFTGAGPGGDADDDPEHGWWPPDVARRTPDGDDDPELGRRVGPASAEPWRPEVAFDSTSVVERPHRELPEGHPGDLGGAGGVPEVRHLPERRSSRLPVRIHRPQPVGRRLPPLFVAGLVVLVLLGTVAVVLGFGLTGEDEPEPPAPGPTTGTPAAPPSTPPPAAAGTPPGSVTLADNQSSVTLGWSYPVGATGPVVLAGGRTGQELRPFQELPAGSTGYVVYGLDTRGNYCFSVAVVYSESVVGEAEPVCTERPGRSPSAR
- a CDS encoding VOC family protein, translated to MGIHRLNHAVLFVRDLARSVAFYRDVLGFRQVPMTPEGFDGAAFLQAPGSTNDHDLGLFEVGAAAGPSGAGRSTVGLYHLAWEVDTLDELSALAGRLSEAGALAGSSDHGSTKSLYGKDPDGLEFEVVWLVPADGLDEQTLAARRRISRLDLDREKQRYGGQTRGGVGVSVPS